The Elaeis guineensis isolate ETL-2024a chromosome 5, EG11, whole genome shotgun sequence DNA segment GCAATTGAGCTCGAACGTCTTCTCTAATGCTATCCACCAACGATTCCTTAGCTTGTTCGACAGCTCTTTGTACCTCTTCTTGCACATTTTCATTATACCTAACTCTCTTAGATGGTGCCTTCTTTCCAGCACCTTTGCCACGAAAATAACCAGACTTTTGACCAAGTACTTGCAGTaatatgtcatcatgagtcattTGGGATTCATTCTCTTGTGTTTGTTGAACAACCTCCTCAAGTTGTTCCTGCAATAGATTATCAAAGATTAGATGCCAAAATAATGCATAATGAATtttaagaacaagaagaacaagaagaagaactaACATGGATCTCCTTGGATTTAGGgtcagaccatactaattctccttctttatttttcttagtgtgctgaatcaaccaaacctgatCTGGTGGTGCTTTTTCACCTGTTTCTGGGTCCCTCTGAAATGAATCACAAAAAAATAAGTGTTTTATTTAGAAGTTCCTAAAACTATGTTAAATCTtcaatttattctaaaaacttacaGTTGATTCTTCAACTTCAGCATAAGATCGGGTGCCACATGTATGCTTAGTAACTAGCTTTGCCCTATTTGCTGCATTTCGCTTGCTTACTTTCTACAAACAATTGATACATGCAACTAACATCATCTATAAATCCAAAatgatgatgtatatattttaaatataaattaaattttaatttgtaaaAACCTGAAAAGCATCAGAGCTGAAGTATGCCATCATATATTTCCAATCTTCTGGAGTAACATCTTCAGGAATATTAGCCAACCTCTCCTCATCAGTTCTAAATTTCTTATATAAATCATGCAAGCGATTTTCTCAACTTCTATAAAGTCGTTGCATGGTGGTCAAGACAAAAGCACATGTAAGCAAGACAGCGtccatttaaacaaaaaaaatcccCTGAATAGTTTTGTTCACATACTATGGAATTGAGTTTTCCAAAACAGTTATTAATGCACTTACAAACCCTTTCATCCACCTTCATGGCTCTACATGGAACTTAGAGGCCCAATAATGCTATGGTAATGCGTCTCATAGGCATTAACCGTGTCAATCTTAGAACTCTAGTAGGCCTACATGTAGACATCCATGATCTAACACATGCATCATATCATGAACTTGGTACTTTGTCATGTCATAGTCAATGAGAAGATACGTAAAGGGCATTGAAAAATCGTTAGCAGCACTAATAAGAATTGCAAAAGAAGTGCTGATAGGACCAAACGTCAATGGTCCCATCCCCATGGTTCTTTGTTTGGACCTACTTGTGGGTCTGGCACCCGTGAAGGTTCCATTGATTTATTAAGTGATTGACTCGTTGATGGATCGAGCAAAGGACTGAACAATAAAGGTTATAAATGGTTGGATAATTCGATTCAAACAAATCTTTTATTTCAACGATGATATTTTATCACTTCATTTGGATTGAATTATGAGTACCAGTTAGTCGTTAAGGATTCCTTTTCTAGATGGACATTGACATTATACTCCTAAAGAGACTAAACTTTTGGGTCATTCAAAGTTTCAAAATTagatgataaaaaattatgaaggATGAACGTGCCCTGTGGACATTAGGGTAAATTTAAAAAAGATGTTTATCTTTGATCAGATTCCTTTCCCTCTATTTAAATTATGGTGAGGACCACAAGTGGTTAACCTTATGCTAAGATTCCCGTAGACTCATATTTTATTTAGTCTAATTAATGGGAACACCAAGATTTACATGCACCAATCTAATTCCTCAAAGTCCGCTAGTTTTTTCAGTTTAACCAAAACAAAGCAAATGATTTTCGAATTAATGATATTGTTCCTTGAGATGCTAAAGAACAATGCTACCTAGTTTTCCCATCAAAAAATGAAGTCACCTAGGAGGG contains these protein-coding regions:
- the LOC140857944 gene encoding uncharacterized protein, which encodes MMAYFSSDAFQKVSKRNAANRAKLVTKHTCGTRSYAEVEESTRDPETGEKAPPDQVWLIQHTKKNKEGELVWSDPKSKEIHEQLEEVVQQTQENESQMTHDDILLQVLGQKSGYFRGKGAGKKAPSKRVRYNENVQEEVQRAVEQAKESLVDSIREDVRAQLQDEVGAEIQAQMEEQVNEKVNAMIQARFAVFFETFSQSRASSSSVHEP